GCCTTGTtcgcgcgctcgtcgtcgtctcccatCTCGTCCATGGCGAACTGgagcgcctccgccgtcgccgtgacCTCGCGCATGCTAGTTAATTGCGTTGCTACTTCAGTTATCTATTTATAGAGATATTATTCATTATGTTATTAAAAACCCATCAGGTACCCACTAGGTTATCTATGTCCGTAAGGCATAGATATGGGTAGAGGTAGAACCATTCGGTAGGTTCGGAGGTTCTGAACTGTTAACAAATCGTAAGCTTACACTTGAGATGAGATGGTAAAATGCCCAAGCCAATTACAACTTGCAGGTTGCCACAGGCTTGTGCAGTACAGTAAACATAGTTAGAGCTTTTCTTCTTGCCCACGATCTGCAAACGATTTACCAGCAAGAGAGATGATGTTTTCAGGCATAGATAGACTGTTACAAAATACACATCGACTAAATAATAAGGCACTAATTTCTTTCATCTACTTCATCCCAAGCGCGAACGACAGCTTCGGGCGCGACTTGTTCTTGCCCAGCAGCTTCATCTGGCTCTGCTTCTGCTGCTCTTCCTCCATCTGCTTCCGCTTCATggcttcctccctctctttctggAGCCTCTCCAGCTCCTGGTACCGCTCCAGCtctttctgctgctgctccattgCTTCCTTCATCTGAGCCTCCTCGGCTTTCTTCTGCTCTTCCTCGAGCTTTTTCTCTAGCTCCTCCCGCTCTTTCCTTTCGCGTTCCTGCGTCGACAAGAAAAGAATAAGAGGGCATTCAATTGAGAGAATTCTGCAGCAGTATTGTGAGAACCACTCAACAATTGAGCATTGAACAGCAGATAAAAGCACGGTGATTATAATCTTCCTCAAATATCCGTGAAAACCACTCAGCAATTGAGCATTGAACAACAGATAAAGGATCGATGATTATAGTCTTCCTCAAATATCCTATCATACCCTCTGCCCATCATCCTGTATTGATCATGGAAAAATCTCCAGATGATCTTTTAATTTCATGAATGGGATAATGTTCTAATGTTCTAATGTCAAAGAGCAGAAGATGAGCTAGTGACAGGACATTTACCGCTTTGTGCTGAGCTTCAACCAGGGCtgcctccttttctttctcaatTTGGACTAATACCTCCTCATGTATCCTCTTTCGCCCTACCTCAATCCGTCTTTGTATTTCATGTTTGATTTCCTCAGAATTCAAACTCTCTTCAACTTGTTTCCTAATAGCTTGCTCAACTCTTTTTGCAGTTTCCTCCTCTAATAGTCTGAGCTCAACTTCTTTTTGGCACCTGCAATTGAGACAAGTTAATGAAGTCTACTTTGGGAAAGAAAGAATTGCCTATGCCTGGCACCTTCTTCAAATCTTAATGGTAACAAAAGCAGCCAAAAGAAAACCGCAGATTTACAATCTTTAACACTATCTATGATCAACTATGCCTTCATCAGCATAGTTCTGAATACAAGCTAATGCATTTCAGGCATACCTCTAGTACGATTCCAGATCCAAAAAATGAACTATCAAAACTGGTCAAGAGTAGATAAAGGATCACCAATTGCATCATCAAATATAACAAGTGGAACTATAGCAGTAGCTTCCTTCAGAAAAGCCTGTAGAGAAGAATGTCAAGTAACTTGTGGCAGGTTTAGAGCTAATCATGTAGACATTTCAGTATTCCAATTAGATCATATTTTCACATCTTCAATCTAGTCAAAACAAACTTCAAAGCAATTATGCAATAGTGTATCGTTACAACTTGCTAGTGAAAGCATGGCAATATTAAACGCATTTTTATGACAGGTATATCACATGCCACATGTGATGACATAACTGGAATGATGACAAATTACAGCCCCACATTGGACCATACAATGTCTATGAAAGCATCAACCAAAGTAAACTTTGAAAAACCACCATGGAAATTTAACTCCATGCCTTTTAAGAATGCAACCTAATGGATTGAACAAACGGATTCAGATTTGCCAACCAGCAGAGAGGTCCATAGTAAAGAATATAATGTTTTCATATAAAACAGAAAACGAACCAAAGCTAAGCCACAAAGTCATCAATAGAACTGGTAGAAATTACCCTCTTTTACTCTTTTTGGTTCTTTTGATGCAAGCCTCTATTTCACTGTTAAGTTCCTTGCCCCAAAGAAATTCCAGAAAGAACAAGAACATCACAGTTTACAATAATAGAGAATTGGGCATCTCCAGGATCATGGACTCAACTCATTAATCTATATGTTGCATGGCAACCCTTAACAAACAATCAAAGTAGCAGCAAAATGTAATACAATTTCATAATAGATAACAAATGGGGAAAACTGCCTTGGTGGGAAAGAGGAGACATTAAATGCATACTACACAGAATTTACACAGAAAAATCATCTAGTGCCGATGGCTTTGCTCATCATAAATGACTTCTTCAGAGCTAGAGTTCAACATCTTAAGCCAACAATTATATGCAAGGATAACAAGAGACCATAACAATTTGGAAGCAAGACGTGCAGTcgtttcattaaaaaaaagttttgcagATTAAATAATCAAGAAggtcatttaaaaaaaacattattctTCATAAAAGAACTTAAATAATGTATTTAGAGCACAGATTGCCAATAGAGCTGACCTCAAGATATATTCTGGTAAAAACAACAGTTAGATGAATATAATTTTAACAGGATGTTAAAAATGTTGATTAATGAATAGCATGCTGTCAACATAAATGAGGAATAGGGAAGCGAATAAATAGTAAACAGTTTGGTTTGTAGATGGTATGCAGACTCCGCATAGCAAAGTAGATACTCcccaccttttcttttcttcttctagcCTTTGCTTATCAACAATATTCTTATTCTCTGCTGGCCCACGCGCAACAGGAGGACTTTGAGATTTGGTAATCGGAGAGCTAGTGACACTCCGACTTCTCTTTCTTCTGTAGTGTCTTTGCGATGGAGACCGACTTTTATGTCGCCTGGGAGATGGAGAACGACTAATGCGCCGTCTTGGGGAAGGTGAAGGGCTCTTCCTTCTACAATACAAAGATTGTTGATGTGAGGACAAAATAGGTGCATAGTAACTAAAAGGGGATCACTGTCAGTTACAGAAGCCCTAAACAGTGAGCGAAAGCAGTTACCTCAAACATTGTTAGAATAACCTTTGGAGCATTCCACATGTACACAGCATAGAGTAAAAATCTTTGTAGGTTCCATGCTTTTTACCGAAGGAATACTTGTTAGTCCATATTCCATGCAGACAAGCAATGCAGAATAAGGAGGTACTATATGTAAGAATTATCTGCTCATCAACTATGTGTTCCAAGTTGCCATTTTTTATACTCATCACACATTTTATCTCAGACTCTTGGTTCAGATGcaaaatggttataaaaaactTGGTTTCTATATCAGAACAACTGAGCGAGAACATAAAACAATACCGCCAGGACCTAGTTTGATTAAGGGGATTTAAATTACATCATTGGGGTTTAATTACAGAGGATTAAAAGTCAGAccttgaaaaataaaaaatagttttgaCAGGAGAAAGGAAGCAGCTTAGCGAGAACATCTTCTTCAGATATAAACCCAGCCCTCCATGTACTATATTCCAAAACTTCATACTATGTTTAACAGCTGTAGCTCTACTCTCCTAAATACTTTCCATGAAACAGTGTGTCATGGTATTACTATGCTGTTATCTCAATAGCTTCTCAGCTTCATCTCTAATGGTTTGATCATCCATATCACTAGATAAGCACATGCGTTTCGATTAGGGGAAAATGGTGGGCAGTGAGATGAATCAATAGATTCTCAAAACACCACTCTACTGGCCAAAGAAAGTGCTCAGTAAATCATGTACTTAATCCCCCTGTCTTCTGGAATACCACTGGTATCTGGTGGCAAATGCAACCAGCCACATTGACCTTAGTGATACTACTGCTGACTTGTAGCACGTGTAAGCAATGTTCAAAGGATCGTCGCCCAACATGTCATGGTAATAGTAGCCAGTGAGCACGGCGTGCACAGGTGCACCCAGGGCATGCATCATTGCTTTGATCTCCTGACTTCAATCATAATCGTACGGAATGGCTAAAATCTACAAGACTATGGCATGCTAAAAGAAAGTGAACGGAAGTTCTGAATAGATTGAATTCATTGGATAAATCTTTAGGAGTTCTCCAAATGGTACTTACGCATCATCTAGACTACCCAATGAGCTCCTATCGCCCGCATCAACTTCAAGACTATGCAACAAATAAAAGCAACCAGAGATTTCTCCATTATACTAACTGATGGTTTAACGAAGTACTGCACTTACTAACATTAAGTGTGCTAATAGCATAGCACGCTagatatttatatttataataatCAGCTAAACCATCTATCCAAAGATGATAGATCGAACAACAGCCAGAAGCAGAATCAAAGTTTCATTTCCATTAAACAAGTCTGTATTACAGTACATCGCCCAACAAAATTACTGTAATAATAATCAGAttagcatctctctctctctctcatttttttaggTGTCCTTCCTACACAATAATCCTACTTACTAAACACAACACAAGGAAGGATACGAAGAGGAgcataacaaaattaaaaaaaaggggggggggggggggggggggacgccGCGCCAGATCGCGCGCGGCGGTTGGCGCGTGTGTACTGTGTGGCAAGGGGGGAGGAGATGAGAGATTCATCACCTATAGGAGGAGCGATACGGGGACCTGCTGCCGCGGCTGGGGCTGCGGTCCCTGCACGCCCTGCGTACTCCCCGGTGgtaccgcggcggcgacggcgagcgccgccgccgccggcgcggcggcggcgaccgcgacaGGTCGCGCGGCATCCGACCCGGGAGGAAGGCTACCGCTACACCCCCCGAATCCCGCGGATCTGGCCGGGGCACGGGACACCGGAGGAGGAtcggtggccggcggccggccggccggccggcgatcgATTCGGAGGGGGGAAGgcggcgatggcagcggcggagggAAGAAGGGGTTGGGAGGACAGGACGCGACGCGAAGGGGATGAGAAGGGAAGAAGAAGGTGAAAAACCTAggttgtggggcccactgtcagtGGGGGGGGGGAGTGGGTACGATCATCGTGTGGGCATCAGCCGTCTGGTTGGGGATTGACGATCCGGATTGCTTGGCTGGGTTGTATTCCCGGAataattaactactccctccatccatccattcgacgccgttgaattttttaaatatgtttgaccgttcgtcttatttaaaaaatttaagtaattattaattcttttcctatcatttgatttattgttaaatatatttttatgtatacatatagttttacacatgtcataaaaattaaatttttgaataagtcgaacggtcaaacatatttaaaaaaatcaacggcgtcaaacatttagggaaggcgGCGACAACAACTATCCCCTCCTGGATCCACGctgatccggcggcggcgtagggTGGGCAGCGGGTGcgctttttgccttttttttattcagATTTTTGTTTTCGCATGCGAACGACATGCGTCCCCGCACGTGAAAAGCCGATTTTCACATGCGGGTGCACCACCTGCATGGAAAATTTAGATTTTCACGGACCCTTCCGGGGCAGACAGGCTGGAGGTCCGCACAAGAAAATCACTTTTGGCCTGTCTGGAAAAATTACTTTTTACTGGTGTTTCTAGGTTTAGTAAAAATTTCgtttgagcaagtttaataatagacCTAACTATGAGTTTATAGTATATATTAGAGTTAACATATACAGTAGAGAGGCTATAAGGTTAtctatattttcttcttttctctgaATCTCTCACCTGTGCATTTAATGTACTAGGTGAAACCCTGCGCATTGCTACGGGAATTTAGTAtggtaataataaaaaaaataacgtgtaagatagctagataacatcagattaagtaaattaatgtggtttatgataatttaaatttaaataatatgtagaatggtgatttaAACGTAAAAAATAAGGTGGtgtgactttatggaagaagaaaaatagagagatggtttggaccgtagattaatcatttaaagctaaaaacaattgatgtgatatgacttaattagaggaaaatggagaaagataatttggaccatagattaatcatttaagcactaagtgatgatgaactatataagtatataggatatcataaaacataataaagatatacattgaaacattatgtgaattatgttggatgataatttaacatgtttgtaattaaaaagctcttaaattataaaaactataaagatataacatgtttgtatgatgtttaaatgtgatgattgttagtggatgatgatgtggcatcttgttaattagtggattagtggatgatgatgtggcatcttgttagtggatgatgatgtggcatctttgcatgttaagcttaaggaattagtgggggataactttatagtaagatatgatgataatttaacatgtttgtatttgaaaagctcttagattataaaaactataaagatataacatgtttgcaagatgtttaaatgtgataattgttagtggataatgatgtggtatcttgttaatggatgatgatgtggcatctttgcatattaagcttaaggagttagtgggggataactttatagtaagataggagtCATCTTAAAGTGTGTGAATAGCTCTTATTTGAGAGACAATTCTTCTCATTTTTTGAATTCTCTCTCATTTACATAAGTTTATTGTTGCTtactactattaaacttgctcttaaaagAGATTGCAAGCGCTTTAGATAAGTTTACCCCTGTAGTTATTGTTGCTTAATTTGATTTCCAATGTAAGATAAACGTTGAGTTCAAAGTTATTTAACTCCTCGGTAATTACGATTATGTTCAAAATGACGGTATATATGAAACTAGAGGAAATATAACTCCTAACCTTTGCACCAACTAAAATATACACCGTACGTCGTAATTGCACCAACTCATGAAAAATCACTCATGGTTCTAACACCACACAGTAATAAGAAGAGGTTCTCTCAGCTATGAGCCAAggacactctctctctctctatatatataatagtataCTCTTGTtggaaaatagaaaaattgtGTTCAgcccttcaatttttttacacTAGACCTCATTTTATTTTAATGTACAATTATGGCTAGAGCTACCTATTCTAAACAGAtgcaaaataatttcatataaccTCTCGCCCACCCACCGGCGATCACTTTCCCCAAATCATAGGTTCTTCGTCCCTACTCTCCATGTTGTCGATGGAATCGTCGCTATGGATCcaagcctcctcctctccctccccctgaCCATGGTGACACCATTGCCCAAGTCTTTCTTAGCTGCAGTAACGACGATAAAATCCTCCACGGCCGGTGTGGCGACTTCCCAAGTCCTCCTCTACGACAACATATTGGTGGTGGCTTGATTTGCTTAAACAATGGATCTACTCGCTAGAGTCCTTCACTAGTATGATCTGCTCCATGATGGTTGTTCTCGTCCGCGGCGATAGTCAGACTTGTCTGGCTATGCCATCACTTTCCTCATTGGATGCTAGATCTCCGTGTGCCACCCATCTTTTCTCCGTCACCTCTCCTTTTGACCCTCTAAACTACCAAATCTCTTCGTGGACCATCTACTCTCACTTGAAACCATTTTTTGGGcttgtttggcatagctccagctccagctccacccctcctggagctggagctcagccaaacagtttcagctccaccaaaactgggagtggagttgggtggagctctctcacaaaatttACTAGAGTTGtgaagctgggtttaggcagctctacaacttcactccagactcaactcctggagcaatatttaggagttggagctgtaccaaacagaccctttcTCCACGAGGCTAGGCATGGCTCCACCCAAGATGATGGCTCTACCTTCAACGTGGAAAGGCGAGAAGACTCGCCCATTCACCATATAGAGCATGCCCTTGTGTGGATGACCTAAAAAGATGGGCGGAACACCTCGCAACACTACCAAGTGGAGGGAGAGGCAATGCTGGCGGTGGCAACCATTGGAAAGGGAGGAAGATAAGAAATGGGGCAACCTTATAAATTGGTATGGGAATCTATGGAAGCAATCTTAGTCACTCaaaattgatattttaaaaagagTAAACAAACAACAAGTAGACGGCCCACGTGTAACCTTCCTTATATATCATACTGTGCACGGTGCAAGGATCTCATGCTTCCAAGTAATACTAGTGCGACTTGCTTATGATAACGAGAATGATATAGACAAAATTAATGGTTTGATCAGCAATTTCTGGCAATGGCCTTCAACTACTTCCAGCCTGCTTTAAATTGGCATGGCAAATGTTAAGCCATGATGGCCGTGCTGTCACAGTCACAACGGA
The nucleotide sequence above comes from Oryza glaberrima chromosome 11, OglaRS2, whole genome shotgun sequence. Encoded proteins:
- the LOC127754750 gene encoding uncharacterized protein At1g10890; translation: MPRDLSRSPPPRRRRRRSPSPPRYHRGVRRACRDRSPSRGSRSPYRSSYRRKSPSPSPRRRISRSPSPRRHKSRSPSQRHYRRKRSRSVTSSPITKSQSPPVARGPAENKNIVDKQRLEEEKKRCQKEVELRLLEEETAKRVEQAIRKQVEESLNSEEIKHEIQRRIEVGRKRIHEEVLVQIEKEKEAALVEAQHKAERERKEREELEKKLEEEQKKAEEAQMKEAMEQQQKELERYQELERLQKEREEAMKRKQMEEEQQKQSQMKLLGKNKSRPKLSFALGMK